Proteins encoded by one window of Salvia splendens isolate huo1 chromosome 5, SspV2, whole genome shotgun sequence:
- the LOC121804503 gene encoding uncharacterized protein LOC121804503, with the protein MNFKRRNQSFLFINNVDRPDVPQGSLLIVKHAKKQVHVAEYQRIGTPLTEDQIAKDCNPASVSRPSVDVSKAELVNCKNWRRQDRTEHVGKWKSRVYEMHNAVVKFRECKLPAEAAELSSEAVKKQPKKAEEEAFKKNLRPMLWLTEQF; encoded by the coding sequence ATGAACTTCAAGCGGCGCAACCAGAGCttcctcttcatcaacaacGTGGACCGCCCGGACGTGCCCCAAGGGTCTCTCCTCATCGTCAAGCACGCCAAGAAACAAGTCCACGTGGCCGAATACCAGAGGATCGGGACGCCACTGACGGAGGATCAGATCGCTAAGGACTGCAACCCCGCGAGTGTTTCTCGGCCCAGCGTGGACGTGTCAAAAGCGGAGCTCGTCAACTGCAAGAACTGGAGGCGCCAGGATAGGACTGAGCACGTGGGGAAATGGAAGTCGAGGGTTTACGAGATGCACAACGCGGTGGTGAAGTTTCGTGAGTGCAAGCTGCCAGCAGAGGCAGCGGAGTTATCGAGTGAGGCGGTGAAAAAGCAGCCCAAgaaggcggaggaggaggcaTTTAAGAAGAATCTAAGGCCGATGCTTTGGTTGACGGAGCAGTTCTGA
- the LOC121805108 gene encoding arogenate dehydratase/prephenate dehydratase 1, chloroplastic-like: protein MALNAAPILLYCASASKSSSYSQSAFPVLPGGRPNLPYSRIQRELKCLCQRAVAPVEDESSSAHDVAQRDLNSLPKPLSATHLSSSSSDGKMVRVAYQGVPGAYSEAAALKAYPKCETVPCDHFEAAFKAVELWLADKAVLPIENSVGGSIHRNYDLLLRHRLHIVGEVQLIVNHCLLGLPGVRKKELKRVLSHPQALDQCELFLNELGVTRVTADDPAHAAQIVVCEGVRETGAIASTRAAEIYGLDVLAEGIQDDSDNVTRFLILAREPIIPGTTRPHKTSIVFSLDEGPGILFKALAVFALRGINLSKIESRPQRRRPLRVVDDSNRGSATYFDYLFHIDFEASMAEPRAQYALGHLQEFARFLRVLGCYPMDTLP, encoded by the exons ATGGCTCTGAATGCAGCACCGATCTTGCTTTACTGCGCTAGCGCTAGCAAAAGCTCCTCATATTCTCAATCGGCATTCCCCGTTCTTCCCGGCGGGCGACCTAATCTTCCGTATTCGAGGATTCAAAGGGAATTAAAGTGCTTGTGTCAGAGAGCAGTGGCACCAGTTGAAGATGAGAGCTCTTCAGCTCACGATGTTGCTCAAAGAGACTTAAATTCTCTCCCAA AGCCATTGTCAGCAACACATTTATCTTCTTCATCTAGTGATGGTAAGATGGTCCGTGTTGCATATCAG GGGGTTCCTGGAGCTTATAGTGAGGCTGCTGCTTTGAAAGCATATCCAAAATGTGAGACTGTCCCATGTGACCACTTTGAGGCTGCATTCAAG GCAGTTGAGTTGTGGTTGGCAGACAAAGCAGTACTTCCGATCGAGAATTCAGTTGGAGGGAGCATCCATCGTAACTACGACTTGCTTCTTCGCCATAGACTTCACATTGTTGGGGAAGTTCAGTTAATTGTTAATCACTGCCTTCTAGGATTGCCGGGGGTTAGGAAGAAAGAGTTAAAGCGTGTATTAAGCCATCCACAG GCACTTGATCAGTGTGAGCTTTTCCTGAATGAACTGGGTGTAACCAGAGTAACTGCGGATGATCCTGCTCATGCCGCTCAG ATTGTAGTCTGTGAAGGTGTGAGAGAGACGGGAGCAATTGCAAGCACTCGAGCTGCTGAAATATATGGACTTGATGTTCTGGCTGAAGGAATACAG GATGATTCTGACAATGTTACCCGTTTTCTGATACTCGCAAGGGAACCTATAATCCCAGGAACAACTAGACCTCATAAg ACTAGCATTGTCTTCAGTCTGGATGAGGGCCCTGGAATTTTGTTCAAGGCATTGGCAGTGTTTGCTCTGAGGGGCATTAATTTGTCTAAG ATTGAGAGCCGACCACAAAGAAGACGGCCTTTGAGGGTTGTTGATGACTCAAACAGGGGAAGTGCCAC ATACTTCGATTACCTCTTTCACATAGATTTTGAAGCTTCTATGGCGGAGCCCcgtgcccagtatgctctgggACATCTCCAA GAGTTTGCAAGGTTCCTCCGAGTCCTTGGTTGTTATCCCATGGATACACTTCCATGA
- the LOC121802600 gene encoding peroxisomal membrane protein PMP22-like, with protein MASVAKNCLQLYLTQLHQHPLRTKVITAGVISAISDITAQKLTGIKKLQIRRLLLKVVLLEQLTSSPLNNLVFMLYYGLVIEARPWLQVKSKIKKEFPTVQYTAWTFWPVVGWVNHQYIPLHLRVVFGSTVGFFWAIFMNLRAKSMAIKKS; from the exons ATGGCATCGGTAGCAAAGAATTGCCTTCAACTGTATCTGACGCAGCTCCACCAACATCCTTTGAGAACCAAA GTGATAACGGCAGGAGTGATTTCGGCGATTAGCGATATCACGGCGCAGAAGCTCACTGGCATCAAGAAACTTCAAATCAGACGCCTTCTTCTCAAAGTG GTGTTGTTGGAGCAACTGACGTCTTCACCGTTGAACAACTTGGTTTTCATGCTATACTATGGATTAGTCATCGAGG CGAGGCCATGGCTTCAAGtgaagtccaagatcaagaagGAGTTTCCAACGGTGCAGTACACAGCATGGACG TTCTGGCCGGTTGTCGGATGGGTTAACCACCAGTATATACCGCTGCATCTTCGTGTTGTTTTTGGAAGTACTGTTGGCTTCTTCTG GGCTATATTCATGAATCTGAGAGCTAAGTCCATGGCCATAAAGAAAAGTTAA